A genomic stretch from Enterobacter oligotrophicus includes:
- the sppA gene encoding signal peptide peptidase SppA — protein MRTLWRIFAGFFKWTWRLLNFVRNLVMNIFFIFLVLVCAGVWMHISNANQSQHSTRGALLLDITGVIVDKPSTSNRLGVIGRQLFGATSDRLQENSLFDIVDTIRQAKDDRNITGIVLDLKDFAGADQPSMQYIGKALREFRDSGKPVIAVGDSYSQGQYYLASFANKIWLSPQGTVDLHGFATNGLYYKSLLDKLKVTTHVFRVGTYKSAVEPFIRDDMSPAAREADSRWIGELWQNYLGTVAANRQITKEQVFPGAQGVLEGLRKVDGDTAKYALDNKLVDALGTSAEIEKSLSKQFGWDKEDKNYSAISMYDYAAKKPDDSGDSVAVVFANGAIMDGQETPGNVGGDTTASQIRDARLDPKVKAIVLRVNSPGGSVSASEVIRAELAAARAAGKPVVVSMGGMAASGGYWISTPANYIVANPSTLTGSIGIFGVINTVENSLDYLGVHTDGVATSPLADVSVTKSLPPEVSEMMQLSIESGYKRFITLVADSRKKTPEQIDQIAQGHVWTGQDAKSNGLVDSLGDFDDAVKKAAELAKLKQWHVDYYQDEPTFFDMVMDSMSGSVRAMLPEALQAYLPAPVASAAKAMKAESDKLAAFNDPQSRYAFCLTCANVR, from the coding sequence ATGCGAACCCTTTGGCGAATCTTTGCCGGTTTCTTTAAATGGACGTGGCGACTGCTCAACTTCGTCCGCAACCTGGTGATGAATATCTTCTTCATCTTCCTGGTTCTGGTTTGCGCGGGCGTCTGGATGCACATCAGCAACGCGAATCAGTCGCAGCATTCGACTCGCGGGGCGCTGTTGCTCGACATCACTGGCGTCATTGTTGATAAGCCCTCTACCAGCAATCGTCTGGGCGTGATTGGCCGTCAGTTGTTTGGTGCAACGTCTGACCGTCTGCAGGAAAACTCCCTGTTTGATATCGTTGATACCATTCGCCAGGCCAAAGACGATCGTAACATTACGGGCATCGTGCTGGATCTGAAAGATTTCGCCGGAGCCGATCAACCATCAATGCAGTACATCGGTAAAGCGCTGCGCGAATTCCGCGACAGCGGCAAGCCGGTGATTGCGGTAGGCGATAGCTACAGCCAGGGGCAATATTATCTGGCCAGCTTTGCGAATAAAATCTGGCTCTCTCCACAGGGCACGGTTGACCTGCATGGTTTTGCGACCAACGGCCTGTACTACAAATCCCTGCTCGACAAGCTGAAAGTCACGACTCACGTTTTCCGCGTCGGCACGTATAAATCCGCCGTTGAACCGTTTATCCGTGATGATATGTCCCCTGCCGCCCGTGAAGCGGACAGCCGCTGGATTGGCGAGCTGTGGCAGAACTATCTGGGCACCGTTGCCGCGAACCGTCAGATCACGAAGGAGCAAGTGTTCCCTGGCGCTCAGGGCGTGCTGGAGGGGCTGCGCAAGGTTGATGGTGATACCGCGAAATATGCGCTCGATAACAAACTGGTCGATGCACTGGGAACCAGCGCGGAGATCGAGAAATCCCTGAGCAAGCAATTTGGCTGGGACAAAGAGGATAAAAACTACAGCGCCATCAGCATGTATGACTACGCAGCGAAGAAACCGGATGACAGCGGTGACAGCGTCGCGGTGGTCTTCGCCAATGGTGCGATTATGGACGGCCAGGAGACGCCGGGGAACGTCGGCGGCGATACTACGGCGTCGCAAATCCGCGATGCGCGTCTTGATCCGAAAGTGAAAGCGATTGTTCTGCGCGTGAACAGCCCTGGCGGTAGCGTCAGCGCCTCCGAAGTGATCCGCGCTGAACTGGCCGCGGCTCGCGCGGCGGGCAAGCCTGTAGTGGTGTCAATGGGTGGAATGGCGGCATCCGGCGGTTACTGGATCTCCACGCCAGCGAACTATATCGTCGCTAACCCAAGCACGCTGACCGGCTCGATTGGTATTTTCGGCGTGATCAACACCGTTGAAAACAGCCTCGATTATCTGGGCGTGCATACCGACGGCGTTGCCACCTCGCCGCTGGCGGATGTGTCGGTCACCAAATCGCTGCCGCCGGAAGTCTCGGAGATGATGCAGCTCAGCATTGAGAGCGGCTATAAGCGCTTTATTACTCTGGTCGCAGATTCCCGTAAAAAAACGCCTGAACAGATTGACCAGATTGCTCAGGGCCACGTCTGGACCGGGCAGGATGCGAAAAGTAATGGCCTGGTAGACAGCCTCGGTGACTTTGATGACGCCGTGAAGAAGGCGGCTGAACTGGCAAAACTCAAGCAGTGGCATGTGGATTATTACCAGGACGAACCGACGTTCTTTGATATGGTGATGGACAGCATGTCCGGCTCCGTCCGCGCCATGCTGCCGGAAGCGCTGCAGGCTTACCTGCCTGCGCCTGTGGCATCCGCCGCAAAAGCGATGAAAGCGGAGAGCGATAAACTGGCCGCGTTTAATGATCCACAAAGCCGTTATGCGTTTTGTCTGACCTGCGCAAACGTGCGTTAA
- a CDS encoding NAD(P)H nitroreductase has protein sequence MDALELLVNRRSASRLADPAPAGEQLENILRAGLRAPDHGTLQPWHFFIIEGEGRERFSALLEKGAVAAGQDEKGIEKARSGPFRAPMIIAVVAKCQADHKVPLWEQEMSAGCAVMAMQMAAVAQGFNGIWRTGPLTESAAVREGLSCGEHDKIVGFLYLGTPQLKASSTISVPDTTPFVSRF, from the coding sequence ATGGACGCACTTGAACTGCTTGTTAACCGTCGTAGCGCTTCACGTCTGGCCGATCCTGCGCCTGCGGGCGAGCAACTGGAAAACATTCTGCGCGCCGGTCTGCGCGCGCCGGATCATGGCACGCTTCAGCCGTGGCACTTCTTTATTATTGAAGGTGAAGGCCGTGAGCGCTTCAGTGCACTGCTGGAAAAAGGTGCGGTTGCCGCGGGGCAGGATGAAAAAGGGATTGAAAAAGCGCGCAGCGGTCCGTTCAGAGCGCCGATGATCATTGCGGTGGTGGCAAAATGCCAGGCTGACCATAAAGTACCGCTCTGGGAGCAGGAGATGTCTGCCGGTTGCGCGGTGATGGCGATGCAAATGGCCGCGGTCGCGCAAGGCTTCAATGGCATCTGGCGCACGGGGCCGTTGACTGAAAGCGCCGCTGTACGCGAGGGATTATCCTGCGGTGAACACGATAAAATCGTCGGCTTCCTTTACCTCGGCACGCCTCAGCTTAAAGCCTCCAGCACAATCAGCGTGCCGGATACCACGCCTTTCGTCAGCCGTTTCTGA